CATTTTCAAAAACATCCTGCCTTACGACGCTTAAACTTCTGGAAGGAGCTATTACCCTTATTTCATCATCAAAATTTAGCTTTTTTGCAATCATAAGATTCACCCCAAACTTTCCTTAAATATTTTTTCTAGCCGTTCAAATGGAACCTGTTGATTATGAAAGATTTGCAGCATCCCTTTGGGTGTTATTTTATATTCTGTTAACTCATCTTTGTAGAAAACTACCGCTTTGGCTTCAATACTAATATGGTCTTTAAAAGGAATAAGGCGAACAAAATTCATTTTACAGTTCCTTTTTAATCTACAACCCGACATTGCTATAATTATACATTATATAATTACGTTATTACAAATATTTACTTTAACCCAAGAAAGGCCTTTCCTTTATTTATGTTTATATAATGGAATGCTTGTATTCCCTATAATCAATACAGGTTCACGAGAATAATCAATTGTTGAATCAAACATAACACAGTAATTAGAGCTTTCATCATTTTGTGATGGTGATGATATGGTTGCACCGATATCTTTTAGTGTTGTTCCGTCTCTATATTTTATTGAAATTTGTTGAATAATCGGTTCACTCAGTTTTACCATTACACTCATTTGGTAAACATTGATTGACTCTATTAAAGCAGCTTCAACATATATTTTTTGAGGGAGTAGTATTTCATTAGGCTTGTTATCTAAATTTAAATCAAAACTTACGTTTAACGGCTCTTTAAAAGTATATAATTTGGGAGTATTAATTACCAATTCATAATCATTTATATTATTACTTTCAAGAGGCCCGAATGTGTAAGTATATATTCCCTCGCCTTTATTATCCGTATCATGAATGCTTTGTCCAATAGCATAATGTTCTTGTTTAATTTCTTTATTTCTAATTTTAGGGTTTAGTAAGGTGTAGGCATTTGGTTTTTTTATCTTTAAAGAAACACAGGAATTAATAAATTCCAAGTTGGTAATTCGCATATTCAAATTTTCATCTAAATCATAATTTTTTATATTTAATGGCAGTATTTTCTGATTAACGTTATCTGTTAAGCCTATACTTTCAATAACAAACTTAAATTTGGAATTTTTATCTTTTATTACATCTTTGTTTGATTCAAACCTAAAAATAACACAATTTTGCTTCCCATTGTTAATTTCACCGAAACTGCGAACAAAATTCCTTACACCATTAATCTCAAGATAGCACTCATTAAATGTTGCTTTGTTTTGGAATATGTGCTTCGTTTTATCCGTTAGTTTATAAAATAATAACACACCGTTATTTTCTACTAATGCTGCATTTACAGTCAGCTGTATACCTTCTTGTTCATCGGACTTATTTACTAAGTTGCCATTAACCGGGCCTGGATTACTGCCAAAAAATCTAACAATATAATCACGAATATCAGAGTTTACTGTGGCATATGCCGTAACAGATATTGTTAAGAGTAAAACAATGCACATAGCAACTACAACAGGAGCGTAACGAAATTTCTTTCCGGTAAATGTATTTTTTTTAGGTTCTACAGAAATTTTATTCCAATATTCTGGTGTAATTTGCTTGACTTCTGCCAACAAGGCTTTTTTAATTTTTCTTTCCTTTATCAAAAACATAAAATTTAAGCTCCTTTCGTTGTTTCTATTTCAGTAAATCATACATATCCTTTATTGCGGTCCGGTATTTCCAAGTAATAGTCCCCATAGGACGTTCTAATATATTACTTATTTCCTTAAATTTTAACCCTGCCAGAACGTGCATTACTACAATTTGCTGTTGTTCAAAATCAAGCTGTTTAAGTGCTTCAAATACTATTATTTTATTTTCAAAATCTGTTTTTTGTTTAGTATTAGCAATAATATTTCCGTAGCCGGATTCAGAATCAAAAGTTGTGACGATTTCCTTTTTCTTTCTAAGCACATCGATAGAAGCATTCCTG
This region of Clostridium sp. BNL1100 genomic DNA includes:
- a CDS encoding DUF4179 domain-containing protein, which codes for MFLIKERKIKKALLAEVKQITPEYWNKISVEPKKNTFTGKKFRYAPVVVAMCIVLLLTISVTAYATVNSDIRDYIVRFFGSNPGPVNGNLVNKSDEQEGIQLTVNAALVENNGVLLFYKLTDKTKHIFQNKATFNECYLEINGVRNFVRSFGEINNGKQNCVIFRFESNKDVIKDKNSKFKFVIESIGLTDNVNQKILPLNIKNYDLDENLNMRITNLEFINSCVSLKIKKPNAYTLLNPKIRNKEIKQEHYAIGQSIHDTDNKGEGIYTYTFGPLESNNINDYELVINTPKLYTFKEPLNVSFDLNLDNKPNEILLPQKIYVEAALIESINVYQMSVMVKLSEPIIQQISIKYRDGTTLKDIGATISSPSQNDESSNYCVMFDSTIDYSREPVLIIGNTSIPLYKHK
- a CDS encoding RNA polymerase sigma factor; this translates as MKKLEQSILKIANGDYESLKFIYDELNQAVYTLSYIILKDRYLAEDVSQEVFFKVMANATSYKKGTSPKAWILQIARNASIDVLRKKKEIVTTFDSESGYGNIIANTKQKTDFENKIIVFEALKQLDFEQQQIVVMHVLAGLKFKEISNILERPMGTITWKYRTAIKDMYDLLK